One window of the Synechococcus sp. CC9311 genome contains the following:
- a CDS encoding HAD-IA family hydrolase — MAVMPVLKTVFWDVDGTLADTEMDGHRPAFNRAFAEQGLNWTWDPETYKRLLSIPGGSLRMKTFAQQQGEVLSDAQFAQLRVSKQRHYLDGVRAGAVSLRPGVARVLRELQESAIAQWIVTSSGGPSVSALLGTLFPGGDHPFAGVISADDVSRHKPRPEPYLKALECSNTDPDSALAFEDSTPGLLSAKTAGLRCLLMPSPWDKELHRYQAQAVAVLDHLGSTQVPCTVSSGPPCVDGLVTLEYLQMLLVLPD; from the coding sequence ATGGCCGTCATGCCTGTCTTGAAAACCGTGTTCTGGGATGTGGATGGCACCCTGGCGGACACTGAAATGGATGGGCATCGACCAGCCTTCAACCGAGCTTTTGCGGAACAGGGTTTGAATTGGACCTGGGACCCAGAGACCTACAAGCGCTTGCTCAGCATTCCTGGTGGAAGCCTACGGATGAAAACCTTTGCGCAGCAGCAGGGTGAGGTCTTGAGTGATGCGCAGTTTGCTCAGCTGCGTGTTTCCAAACAACGTCACTATCTCGATGGAGTGCGTGCCGGAGCCGTGTCTCTTCGCCCAGGCGTAGCAAGAGTGCTTCGTGAGCTTCAGGAAAGTGCGATTGCTCAATGGATTGTGACCAGTAGCGGCGGGCCCTCTGTCTCCGCGCTTTTAGGCACTTTGTTTCCTGGCGGAGACCATCCGTTTGCTGGGGTGATAAGTGCAGATGATGTATCAAGGCATAAGCCCCGTCCTGAGCCCTATCTGAAAGCGCTCGAATGCAGCAACACCGATCCGGATTCAGCTTTGGCGTTTGAGGATTCAACCCCGGGCCTTCTTTCTGCCAAAACGGCTGGCCTGCGTTGTCTCTTGATGCCTTCCCCATGGGATAAGGAGCTCCATCGTTATCAGGCTCAAGCCGTGGCGGTGCTGGATCATCTTGGGAGTACCCAGGTTCCATGCACTGTTTCGAGCGGCCCCCCTTGTGTGGATGGGCTTGTCACGCTGGAGTACTTGCAGATGCTTCTCGTCTTACCAGATTGA
- a CDS encoding DUF565 domain-containing protein translates to MTTHLTRYERFQRRIGVQLTRALTGSWRRRSLGVLSLLLGFLLGSNFTMYWFQKIGQRPVVVFLMVVVIELLIRARTYVKQEPWPIGWLALDNIRIGCVFSVVFEAFKLGS, encoded by the coding sequence ATGACGACCCATCTCACTCGCTATGAACGGTTTCAGCGCCGGATTGGTGTTCAACTCACACGAGCGCTAACCGGATCTTGGCGTCGCCGCAGCCTTGGTGTTCTCTCCCTTCTGCTGGGGTTCCTTTTGGGCAGCAACTTCACCATGTATTGGTTTCAAAAGATCGGCCAACGCCCAGTAGTCGTTTTCTTGATGGTGGTTGTGATCGAGCTGTTGATTCGAGCACGGACCTATGTCAAGCAAGAACCTTGGCCGATTGGGTGGCTAGCCCTCGACAACATCCGTATTGGTTGCGTGTTTTCAGTCGTTTTTGAGGCCTTCAAGCTTGGCTCCTGA
- a CDS encoding kinase: protein MAPDPLQMAPKGFPLLLESLGWSDPDLWWSHWQQRGGFQLARCVWPAEVNDEWLLGVALPLLSQAESLLNIGGRPLLGLSALPGCGKTTLCDWLVQASSELGWSIAFLSIDDFYWPGPELDRRMAGNPWGVPRAIPGSHDLELMATALDQWRETGVLYAPRFDKSLRQGRGDRSEWVRSTPDLVVLEGWFVGVLVPDQVPAEQISSLENSHSLELTREELVYREQLIRLVPDYAPLWHRIDKLWHLKAQSGTSSRLWKRQQVDTQTKTTGVVVPQSALQNFVRMIETAFPVSWLQDLHLSNVVIDLTNQRAVREITLK from the coding sequence TTGGCTCCTGACCCTTTGCAAATGGCTCCCAAAGGGTTTCCTTTGCTCCTTGAATCTTTGGGTTGGTCAGATCCTGATCTCTGGTGGAGTCATTGGCAGCAACGTGGAGGTTTTCAGCTTGCCCGTTGCGTCTGGCCCGCGGAAGTAAACGATGAATGGCTGCTCGGAGTGGCCTTGCCATTGCTTTCGCAGGCCGAGTCTCTCTTGAACATTGGTGGACGTCCTCTGCTCGGATTAAGTGCTCTCCCTGGATGCGGAAAAACCACCCTTTGCGATTGGCTTGTGCAAGCCAGCTCCGAGTTGGGGTGGTCGATCGCTTTCCTTTCAATCGATGATTTTTATTGGCCTGGACCAGAGCTTGATCGACGGATGGCAGGAAATCCCTGGGGAGTGCCCAGGGCAATTCCGGGTAGTCACGATCTGGAGCTGATGGCCACAGCGCTTGATCAGTGGCGAGAGACGGGGGTGTTGTATGCCCCTCGCTTTGATAAATCGCTCCGTCAAGGTCGAGGGGATCGCAGTGAATGGGTTCGCTCCACTCCTGATTTGGTTGTTCTGGAGGGATGGTTCGTCGGCGTTCTTGTTCCCGATCAGGTACCTGCAGAGCAGATCTCTTCGCTTGAAAACTCCCATTCGCTTGAGCTGACAAGGGAAGAACTGGTGTATCGCGAACAGCTCATTCGGCTTGTACCTGACTACGCACCTCTCTGGCACCGAATCGATAAGCTTTGGCACCTCAAAGCTCAAAGCGGCACATCAAGCCGGCTTTGGAAGCGACAGCAAGTGGACACCCAAACCAAGACAACCGGGGTTGTCGTGCCTCAATCGGCTCTTCAAAACTTTGTTCGGATGATTGAAACTGCATTTCCAGTTTCGTGGCTGCAAGATCTGCATCTATCCAACGTTGTGATTGATCTCACGAACCAACGCGCTGTTCGTGAGATCACCTTGAAATAA
- the rpmF gene encoding 50S ribosomal protein L32 has product MAVPKKKTSKSKRNQRHAVWKAKAATAAQRAMSIGKSVLSGRAQGFVYPVADDSED; this is encoded by the coding sequence ATGGCTGTACCGAAGAAGAAAACCTCTAAGAGCAAGCGCAATCAAAGGCATGCTGTTTGGAAGGCAAAAGCAGCCACTGCTGCACAACGTGCCATGTCAATCGGCAAATCAGTGCTGAGTGGTCGCGCTCAAGGTTTTGTGTATCCGGTTGCTGATGACAGCGAGGACTGA